A section of the Saccharopolyspora gregorii genome encodes:
- a CDS encoding NUDIX hydrolase produces MPPSPGRSGGAQPGRRNRRRRRRLRTVDETSAGGLVVAEPERLAAIIGRSDRRGRLLWSLPKGHIEPGETPEQTAVREVAEETGIIGRVTVAIGTIDYWFVAGDRRVHKTVHHFLLDAVGGELSDEDVEVTEVAWVPLGELDEVLAYADERRLVRHALALLGDPQPGADEQGSGKTPRNTGTEPG; encoded by the coding sequence ATGCCTCCGTCGCCCGGCCGCTCTGGCGGCGCACAGCCGGGGCGCCGGAACCGCCGCCGGCGCCGGCGGCTGCGGACCGTGGACGAAACCTCCGCCGGGGGGCTGGTGGTCGCCGAGCCGGAACGGCTCGCTGCGATCATCGGGAGGTCCGACCGCAGGGGGCGACTGCTGTGGTCGTTGCCGAAGGGCCACATCGAGCCTGGTGAGACGCCGGAGCAGACCGCGGTGCGCGAGGTCGCGGAAGAGACGGGGATCATCGGACGGGTGACGGTGGCGATCGGCACGATCGACTACTGGTTCGTCGCCGGCGACCGGCGCGTGCACAAGACGGTGCACCACTTCCTGCTGGACGCGGTCGGCGGAGAACTTTCGGACGAGGACGTGGAGGTCACCGAGGTGGCTTGGGTGCCGCTAGGTGAACTGGACGAGGTGCTGGCCTACGCCGACGAACGGCGTCTGGTGCGGCACGCGCTCGCGCTGCTCGGCGATCCCCAGCCGGGCGCGGACGAGCAGGGGAGCGGCAAGACTCCCCGGAACACGGGAACGGAGCCGGGGTGA
- a CDS encoding DUF6049 family protein, translating to MVAVLLISGIPITSARTASAQGSDATQLEVTKVTPSVVSGSTGEVSISGRITNRSGSTINGIEARVQRGYPTQSDPAVQDALRGNAATVDETSFRPLIDTLAPGQQAPFELKVPLTGPDSLEIAESGSFPLLVNVNGQPDDGGRARIGESRFLLPVLAPPGAPPAKPAEPAPIAVLLPIVDYPRMQQEGTPDQRAVLADDALAASLTPGGRLYDLVQSVVDGAGAGSPLGNGLCFAVDPDLLATVQAMSRGYLVRRPDGGTQEGTGAASAQLWLNKLREATAGRCVLALPYADSDLLALEHAGLPDLIKGSLDGASLVKQVLATEPRRSVLWPIEGALDEPISRRLTGLGIDTVLVDPASTSTGSPAPSRLFEDGPTALPIDPLLSEALDPNHGGPRETTAMSPEDGGAASVQNALGALTYRATLGAQGGATSVLAPPRRWNLSGEDLRSLLDGLRGLAEAGYVRPAGLPERGGEAEQSDAALPVARPEYPAENAAEEIPQPVLDQLAEQNYKVGDLYRSSEKDPATDLDRAALTTPLRNGLLRGASSAWRNDPAAARHWVRVATDTLDGVLSQVRLDEFAGKITLTASNAPIPMTVTNDLPVTVSVRLRIPATAGLETRDLGVIRVPAQGRRHFRLETEVHRAGQFTVDVAVTTEAGTKLGTAKRIQLQSYTYDPFTVGLTAIASALLVILSGRRILRRLRARRARLAAAGAGQGPASEGGEASVAESTAVSGSTTESDRSPS from the coding sequence GTGGTCGCGGTCCTGCTGATCAGCGGGATTCCGATCACCTCGGCCCGCACGGCGAGCGCGCAGGGGTCCGACGCGACCCAGCTCGAAGTGACCAAAGTCACGCCGTCGGTGGTCTCGGGCTCGACCGGTGAGGTGAGCATCAGCGGCCGGATCACCAACCGGTCCGGCAGCACCATCAACGGCATCGAGGCCCGCGTGCAGCGCGGCTACCCGACCCAGTCGGACCCCGCCGTGCAGGACGCGCTGCGCGGCAACGCCGCCACGGTCGACGAGACGAGCTTCCGGCCGCTGATCGACACCCTCGCCCCGGGCCAGCAGGCCCCGTTCGAGCTGAAGGTGCCGCTCACCGGGCCCGACTCGCTGGAGATCGCCGAATCCGGCTCGTTCCCGCTGCTGGTCAACGTCAACGGCCAGCCCGACGACGGCGGCCGCGCGCGGATCGGCGAGTCCCGCTTCCTGCTGCCGGTGCTGGCCCCGCCCGGCGCCCCGCCCGCGAAGCCGGCGGAGCCCGCGCCGATCGCCGTGCTGCTGCCGATCGTCGACTACCCGCGGATGCAGCAGGAGGGCACGCCGGACCAGCGGGCCGTGCTCGCCGACGACGCGCTCGCCGCCTCGCTCACCCCCGGCGGCAGGCTCTACGACCTGGTGCAGTCCGTGGTGGACGGCGCGGGCGCCGGATCGCCGCTGGGCAACGGGTTGTGCTTCGCCGTCGACCCCGACCTGCTGGCCACCGTCCAGGCCATGAGCCGCGGCTACCTGGTGCGGCGGCCCGACGGCGGGACGCAGGAGGGCACCGGGGCGGCTTCGGCGCAGCTGTGGCTGAACAAGCTGCGCGAGGCGACCGCCGGGCGGTGCGTGCTGGCGCTGCCCTACGCCGACTCGGACCTGCTCGCCCTGGAGCACGCCGGGCTGCCCGACCTGATCAAGGGCTCGTTGGACGGCGCGAGCCTGGTGAAGCAGGTGCTGGCCACCGAACCGCGCCGCAGCGTGCTCTGGCCCATCGAAGGCGCGCTGGACGAGCCGATCTCCCGCAGGCTCACCGGCCTCGGCATCGACACGGTGCTCGTCGACCCGGCCTCGACGTCCACCGGCTCACCCGCCCCGTCCCGGCTGTTCGAGGACGGGCCGACGGCCCTGCCGATCGATCCGCTGCTGTCCGAGGCGCTGGACCCCAACCACGGCGGCCCGCGCGAGACGACGGCGATGTCCCCGGAGGACGGCGGCGCGGCCAGCGTGCAGAACGCGCTCGGGGCGCTCACCTACCGCGCCACGCTCGGCGCCCAGGGCGGCGCGACCTCGGTGCTGGCGCCGCCGCGGCGCTGGAACCTCAGCGGGGAGGACCTGCGTTCGCTGCTGGACGGCCTGCGCGGCCTCGCCGAAGCCGGGTACGTGCGCCCCGCGGGGCTGCCCGAGCGCGGCGGCGAGGCGGAGCAGAGCGACGCGGCGCTGCCGGTGGCGCGACCGGAGTACCCGGCGGAGAACGCCGCCGAGGAGATCCCGCAGCCGGTGCTCGACCAGCTCGCCGAGCAGAACTACAAGGTCGGCGACCTGTACCGCTCCAGCGAGAAGGACCCGGCGACCGACCTGGACCGGGCGGCGCTCACCACGCCGCTGCGCAACGGGCTGCTGCGCGGCGCCTCCAGCGCCTGGCGCAACGACCCGGCCGCGGCCCGGCACTGGGTGCGGGTCGCCACCGACACCCTCGACGGGGTGCTCTCGCAGGTCAGGCTCGACGAGTTCGCCGGGAAGATCACGCTCACCGCGTCGAACGCGCCGATCCCGATGACCGTCACCAACGACCTGCCGGTGACCGTGTCGGTGCGGCTGCGCATCCCCGCGACGGCCGGGCTGGAGACCCGCGACCTCGGCGTCATCCGGGTGCCCGCGCAGGGGCGCAGGCACTTCCGGTTGGAGACCGAGGTGCACCGGGCGGGCCAGTTCACCGTCGACGTGGCGGTCACCACCGAGGCCGGGACGAAGCTGGGCACGGCGAAGCGGATCCAGCTGCAGTCCTACACCTACGACCCGTTCACCGTCGGCCTCACCGCGATCGCCAGCGCGCTGCTGGTGATCCTGTCCGGGCGGCGCATCCTGCGCCGGTTGCGGGCGCGCCGGGCCCGCTTGGCCGCGGCAGGCGCGGGGCAGGGCCCCGCCTCGGAAGGTGGGGAGGCGTCCGTCGCCGAGTCCACCGCGGTCTCCGGCAGCACCACCGAAAGTGACCGCAGCCCGAGCTGA
- the murJ gene encoding murein biosynthesis integral membrane protein MurJ, producing MNRDSDAEARRHPAGPGGPGGPAAPADDRTQHIPRVEPGGPPQAPRPQQPVPAAARPVPAERGAAARSGWHAAETQPIPAVLPEPGLDQAAEQAQEQTQVLRPTGGGGGGGKSLLRASGSMAIATLISRITGFGWKILLALIIGFGVENDSFTVANNLPNSVFELLIGGVLTSVIVPVLVRAQKSDSDGGESYIQRLLTLSVVMLVIGTALAVVAAPGLVWLYVRDGGNASPELATAFAYLLLPQILFYGISALMSAILQAKQIFSPPAWAPVVNNLVVIATICVYWTLPGELTVNPIRMTDAHLLTLGIGVTLGVVAQAFIQVPALRRTGFRFSWRWGWDPRLNEFGGLALWMLAYVGVSQIGLMVMSGVGTRAVVWSMYNYVWMLLQLPYGVIGFSVMTAILPRMSGAAADHDYPKVVADLSLGNRLSTVTLLPISGVMSAIGLPLALALFSVGKSSGDAGQIGIALAVSAFGVLPYAITMMQMRVFYALKDARTPTLIMVVMTVVKVGLALLCGLVEDPEMVLYALVFINSFSFVVGWVVGEVWLRHRLGRLEGRVFLITLGKTLLASVLGGLVTWGVVLGVDAVVPGEAGSGTGWLQLLAGTVVGFAVIFGLMALFRVRELEPAIGRVRAVLRR from the coding sequence GTGAACCGAGACAGCGACGCGGAAGCACGGCGGCACCCGGCGGGTCCGGGCGGTCCCGGCGGCCCGGCGGCTCCCGCCGACGATCGGACGCAGCACATCCCGCGCGTCGAGCCCGGCGGCCCGCCGCAGGCGCCCCGGCCGCAGCAGCCGGTGCCCGCGGCGGCCCGGCCGGTGCCCGCCGAGCGCGGTGCCGCCGCGCGATCCGGCTGGCACGCCGCCGAGACGCAGCCGATCCCGGCGGTGCTGCCCGAACCGGGTCTCGACCAGGCCGCCGAGCAGGCCCAGGAGCAGACCCAGGTGCTGCGCCCCACCGGCGGCGGCGGTGGCGGCGGCAAGTCGCTGCTGCGCGCCAGCGGCTCGATGGCGATCGCCACCCTCATCAGCCGGATCACCGGTTTCGGCTGGAAGATCCTGCTCGCGCTGATCATCGGCTTCGGCGTCGAGAACGACTCCTTCACCGTGGCGAACAACCTGCCGAACAGCGTGTTCGAGCTGCTGATCGGCGGGGTGCTGACCAGCGTGATCGTGCCCGTCCTGGTGCGCGCGCAGAAGTCGGACTCCGACGGCGGCGAGTCCTACATCCAGCGGCTGCTGACGCTGTCGGTCGTGATGCTGGTGATCGGCACCGCGCTCGCCGTCGTCGCGGCACCGGGGCTGGTGTGGCTGTACGTCCGCGACGGGGGCAACGCCAGTCCGGAGCTGGCCACCGCGTTCGCCTACCTGCTGCTGCCGCAGATCCTGTTCTACGGGATCAGCGCGTTGATGAGCGCGATCCTGCAGGCCAAGCAGATCTTCAGCCCACCGGCCTGGGCTCCCGTCGTCAACAACCTCGTCGTGATCGCCACCATCTGCGTCTACTGGACGCTGCCCGGCGAACTCACCGTCAACCCGATCCGGATGACCGACGCGCACCTGCTGACGCTGGGGATCGGGGTCACCCTCGGCGTCGTCGCGCAGGCGTTCATCCAGGTCCCGGCGCTGCGCCGCACCGGATTCCGGTTCAGCTGGCGGTGGGGCTGGGACCCGCGGCTCAACGAGTTCGGCGGCCTCGCGCTGTGGATGCTGGCCTACGTCGGCGTCAGCCAGATCGGCCTGATGGTGATGAGCGGCGTCGGCACCCGGGCCGTCGTGTGGTCGATGTACAACTACGTGTGGATGCTGCTGCAGCTCCCGTACGGCGTCATCGGGTTCTCCGTGATGACCGCGATCCTGCCGCGGATGAGCGGGGCCGCCGCCGACCACGACTACCCGAAGGTCGTCGCCGACCTGTCCCTGGGCAACCGGTTGTCCACGGTCACGCTGCTCCCGATCAGCGGCGTCATGAGCGCCATCGGGCTCCCGCTGGCGTTGGCCCTGTTCTCGGTCGGCAAGAGCAGCGGCGACGCCGGGCAGATCGGTATCGCGCTGGCCGTCTCGGCGTTCGGCGTGCTGCCCTACGCGATCACGATGATGCAGATGCGCGTCTTCTACGCGCTCAAGGACGCCCGGACGCCGACGCTGATCATGGTCGTGATGACCGTGGTCAAGGTCGGGCTGGCGCTGCTGTGCGGCCTGGTCGAAGACCCCGAGATGGTCCTGTATGCCCTGGTGTTCATCAACTCGTTCAGCTTCGTGGTCGGCTGGGTGGTCGGCGAGGTCTGGCTGCGCCACCGGCTCGGACGGCTCGAAGGGCGCGTCTTCCTGATCACGCTCGGCAAGACGCTGCTGGCTTCGGTCCTCGGCGGCCTCGTGACCTGGGGCGTCGTGCTCGGCGTGGACGCCGTGGTCCCCGGCGAAGCGGGGTCGGGAACGGGCTGGTTGCAGCTGCTCGCGGGCACGGTCGTCGGCTTCGCGGTCATCTTCGGCCTGATGGCGTTGTTCCGGGTGCGGGAACTGGAACCCGCGATCGGGCGGGTCAGGGCCGTGCTGCGCCGTTGA
- a CDS encoding protein kinase family protein: MSSKPTRQAMPERDAGDSTADDAEQLTPGAVLDHGRYRLLEKVGADPRCDAQLWRAKDGVLGRDVALTILTGDRSHSDAASSARRTLERAMHASTFNHVGVARVLDVVTPAPGDPQGVLGVVIAEWTHGTDLIELISGGPLAPGTAARVLQPLAAAVEAAHHAGLVLGADHPQRIRVTPEGEVRMAFPGPLSTASSSDDVRGLGAVLYLLLTGRWALDAAPDGLPTAPTGPDGTIVAPRTLRPTVPLELSTVALRALGSPDTHGTTGGVRTGAAVLRVLEQHATFEEDASTSVMQAAPAGGGARESNEVWSTQDPKPDEVKRKKLAISVGALAVATLLVVGWIVANLIGLVAGNQEAEGPSVTLEDGNQQPAPGPEQSVPVKVTGGSPFVLEQTPDSPGKLGNLFDGDPATSWATDSYNDQFGSGFKSGTGAVLTFASPTTLREVVIDSPSAGTVVEIRAADGTSPDLNSSQVLGKQTLSAGQTTIPIEAAQPTQHVIVWLTQLAPTDGKFQSRINEITLAGSAA; this comes from the coding sequence GTGAGCAGCAAACCGACCAGGCAAGCGATGCCGGAACGTGACGCGGGCGATTCGACGGCGGACGACGCCGAACAGCTGACCCCCGGGGCGGTACTCGACCACGGCCGATACCGCCTGCTGGAGAAGGTCGGCGCGGATCCCCGGTGCGACGCGCAGCTGTGGCGGGCCAAGGACGGTGTGCTCGGACGCGACGTCGCGCTGACCATCCTGACCGGGGACCGCTCCCACTCGGACGCGGCGTCGAGCGCGCGGCGCACGCTGGAACGCGCGATGCACGCCAGCACCTTCAACCACGTCGGCGTCGCGCGGGTGCTCGACGTCGTCACGCCCGCCCCGGGCGACCCGCAGGGGGTGCTCGGCGTCGTCATCGCCGAGTGGACCCACGGGACCGACCTGATCGAACTCATCTCGGGCGGACCGCTCGCGCCGGGAACCGCGGCGCGCGTGCTGCAGCCGCTGGCCGCGGCCGTCGAAGCCGCCCACCACGCCGGGCTCGTGCTCGGCGCCGACCACCCGCAGCGGATCCGGGTGACGCCGGAGGGCGAGGTCCGGATGGCCTTCCCCGGACCGCTCTCCACCGCCAGCTCCAGCGACGACGTGCGCGGCCTCGGCGCCGTGCTGTACCTGCTGCTGACCGGTCGCTGGGCGCTGGACGCGGCCCCGGACGGGCTGCCGACCGCGCCGACCGGTCCGGACGGCACCATCGTCGCGCCGCGCACGCTGCGCCCCACCGTGCCGCTGGAGCTGTCCACGGTCGCGCTGCGCGCCCTCGGCAGCCCCGACACGCACGGCACCACCGGCGGCGTCCGCACCGGGGCCGCGGTGCTCCGCGTGCTGGAGCAGCACGCCACCTTCGAGGAGGACGCCTCCACCTCCGTCATGCAGGCCGCCCCGGCCGGTGGCGGCGCGCGGGAGAGCAACGAGGTCTGGAGCACCCAGGACCCGAAGCCGGACGAGGTGAAGCGCAAGAAGCTGGCCATCAGCGTCGGTGCGCTCGCCGTGGCGACGCTGCTCGTCGTCGGCTGGATCGTCGCGAACCTGATCGGCCTGGTCGCGGGCAACCAGGAGGCCGAAGGCCCGTCCGTGACCTTGGAGGACGGCAACCAGCAGCCCGCGCCCGGCCCGGAGCAGTCCGTCCCGGTCAAGGTCACCGGCGGCTCGCCGTTCGTGCTGGAGCAGACGCCGGACAGCCCCGGCAAGCTCGGCAACCTGTTCGACGGCGACCCGGCGACCTCCTGGGCCACCGACTCCTACAACGACCAGTTCGGCAGCGGGTTCAAGTCCGGTACCGGTGCCGTGCTCACCTTCGCGTCGCCGACGACGCTGCGCGAAGTGGTCATCGACTCGCCGAGCGCGGGCACCGTGGTGGAGATCCGCGCGGCCGACGGCACCAGCCCCGACCTGAACTCCAGCCAGGTGCTCGGCAAGCAGACGCTGTCCGCGGGGCAGACCACCATCCCGATCGAAGCGGCCCAGCCCACCCAGCACGTGATCGTGTGGCTGACGCAGCTCGCCCCGACCGACGGCAAGTTCCAGAGCCGGATCAACGAGATTACCCTCGCCGGTTCGGCCGCCTGA
- the sigM gene encoding RNA polymerase sigma factor SigM, with amino-acid sequence MSAPERTDAELLAAHVNGDRDAFAALFRKHRDRLWAVALRTMRDHEEASDALQDAMISAFRNAGSFRAESQVTTWLHRIVVNACLDRIRRRQARPTVPLPETGPAEPAVPRDAIEEQDTRMAVQEALAALPEEQRAPIVLVDVEGYSVTDTAAALGIAEGTVKSRCARGRVKLAKLLGHLRNPSADANVPDDANAKRRREGR; translated from the coding sequence GTGTCTGCCCCCGAGAGAACGGACGCCGAGCTCCTCGCGGCGCACGTCAACGGCGATCGAGACGCGTTCGCCGCGCTCTTCCGCAAGCACCGGGACCGGTTGTGGGCGGTCGCGCTGCGGACGATGCGCGACCACGAGGAAGCTTCCGACGCGCTGCAGGACGCGATGATCTCCGCCTTCCGCAACGCCGGGTCGTTCCGGGCGGAATCGCAGGTCACGACCTGGCTGCACCGGATCGTGGTGAACGCCTGCCTGGACCGGATCCGCCGCCGCCAGGCGCGGCCCACAGTTCCGCTGCCCGAGACCGGACCGGCCGAGCCCGCCGTTCCGCGCGACGCGATCGAAGAGCAGGACACCCGGATGGCCGTGCAGGAAGCGCTGGCCGCCCTCCCCGAGGAGCAGCGCGCGCCGATCGTCCTCGTCGACGTCGAGGGCTACTCGGTGACCGACACGGCCGCCGCGCTCGGCATCGCCGAGGGCACCGTGAAGAGCCGCTGCGCCCGTGGGCGGGTGAAGCTGGCGAAACTTCTGGGGCACCTGCGGAACCCGAGTGCGGATGCGAACGTCCCAGATGACGCCAACGCCAAGCGTCGACGGGAGGGACGATGA
- the trxB gene encoding thioredoxin-disulfide reductase translates to MSDDVRNLIIVGSGPAGYTAAVYAARAELEPLVFEGTQFGGALMTTTEVENYPGFRDGIMGPELMEQMREQAKRFGGELRAEDVEHIDLAGEVKKVVANGVEYRAKAIVLAMGAAARYLGIPGEEKLLGRGVSACATCDGFFFREQHIAVIGGGDSAMEEATFLTKFADSVTIIHRRDEFRASKIMLERAKANEKIRWRTNAAVTEVLGDTAVTGLKLRDTSTGEESQLDVTGMFVAIGHDPRSELVRDQVEVDDEGYVAVQQPTTRTGIPGVFAAGDLVDHTYRQAITAAGSGCSAAMDAERWLAENEMSEAAHVAPEHEGGGYAPAAETAAAR, encoded by the coding sequence GTGAGCGACGACGTCCGCAACCTCATCATCGTGGGCTCCGGCCCTGCCGGTTACACCGCCGCGGTGTACGCCGCGCGGGCCGAGCTGGAGCCACTGGTCTTCGAGGGCACGCAGTTCGGTGGCGCGCTGATGACGACCACCGAAGTGGAGAACTACCCGGGTTTCCGGGACGGCATCATGGGCCCCGAGCTCATGGAGCAGATGCGGGAACAGGCGAAGCGGTTCGGGGGTGAGCTGCGCGCCGAGGACGTCGAGCACATCGACCTCGCAGGCGAGGTGAAGAAGGTCGTCGCCAACGGCGTCGAGTACCGCGCCAAGGCGATCGTCCTGGCGATGGGCGCCGCCGCGCGCTACCTGGGCATCCCCGGCGAGGAGAAGCTCCTCGGCCGCGGCGTCTCCGCCTGCGCCACCTGCGACGGCTTCTTCTTCCGCGAGCAGCACATCGCCGTGATCGGCGGCGGCGACTCGGCAATGGAGGAGGCCACGTTCCTCACCAAGTTCGCCGACTCGGTGACGATCATCCACCGCCGCGACGAGTTCCGCGCCTCCAAGATCATGCTGGAGCGGGCCAAGGCCAACGAGAAGATCCGCTGGCGCACGAACGCCGCGGTCACCGAGGTGCTCGGCGACACCGCCGTCACCGGCCTGAAGCTGCGCGACACCAGCACCGGCGAGGAATCGCAGCTGGACGTGACCGGGATGTTCGTCGCCATCGGCCACGACCCGCGCAGCGAACTCGTGCGCGACCAGGTCGAGGTCGACGACGAGGGCTACGTCGCCGTGCAGCAGCCGACCACCCGGACCGGCATCCCCGGCGTCTTCGCCGCGGGTGACCTCGTCGACCACACCTACCGGCAGGCCATCACCGCCGCGGGCTCCGGCTGCTCGGCCGCGATGGACGCGGAGCGGTGGCTCGCCGAGAACGAGATGAGCGAGGCCGCGCACGTCGCGCCCGAGCACGAGGGCGGCGGTTACGCGCCGGCCGCCGAGACCGCGGCAGCGCGCTGA
- the trxA gene encoding thioredoxin — protein MAANNTVTVDADSFKTDVLGSDKPVLVDFWATWCGPCKMVAPVLEEIAGEHQDKITVAKLDIDKNPSIARDYQVMSVPTLLLFSNGEPVKQIVGAKPKAALLSDLEDYL, from the coding sequence ATGGCCGCGAACAACACCGTGACCGTCGACGCCGACTCGTTCAAGACCGACGTGCTGGGCAGCGACAAGCCCGTCCTCGTCGACTTCTGGGCGACCTGGTGCGGCCCGTGCAAGATGGTCGCCCCGGTGCTCGAGGAGATCGCCGGCGAGCACCAGGACAAGATCACCGTCGCGAAGCTGGACATCGACAAGAACCCGTCGATCGCCCGCGACTACCAGGTCATGAGCGTGCCCACCCTGCTGCTGTTCTCCAACGGGGAACCGGTCAAGCAGATCGTCGGCGCCAAGCCGAAGGCCGCGCTGCTGTCCGACCTGGAGGACTACCTGTGA
- a CDS encoding N-acetylmuramoyl-L-alanine amidase — protein sequence MQLLHRGDVGPAVAEIRNTLAALGLLPAPPNGTASGPAHFDAAVEHAVRVFQQRRGLITDGVVGPATYRALIDARWRLGDRSLAYLVSKPVSGDDVFALQERLLELGFDAGRPDGIFGWQTEHALRSFQRDYGLNADGICGPGTLRALKQLAPKVRGGRPVYLREQEKVRRAGPLLRGKRIVLDPGHGGTDRGVAVGGVNEADIAWDLARRLEGRMVATGMEALITRGPHSCPPEADRAGFANEAGADLFLSLHMDANAAPAAQGVASFHFGTGNGTTSTVGEALAGFLQREIVARTGMLDCRIHPKTWEVLRLTRMPAVRTEIGYLTNPEDRRRLLDPAFRDIIAEGLLVAVKRLYLLGKDDQPTGTFTFDDLLRHELTRAEGA from the coding sequence ATGCAGCTGCTCCACCGCGGTGACGTCGGTCCGGCCGTTGCCGAGATCAGGAACACCCTTGCTGCGCTGGGTCTCCTACCGGCCCCCCCAAACGGAACCGCGTCCGGTCCCGCGCACTTCGACGCAGCGGTGGAACACGCGGTGCGCGTTTTCCAGCAACGACGCGGGCTGATCACCGACGGGGTCGTCGGTCCTGCCACCTACCGCGCGCTGATCGACGCGCGCTGGCGGCTCGGTGACCGATCGCTGGCCTACCTGGTGTCCAAACCGGTCAGCGGGGACGACGTGTTCGCCCTGCAGGAGCGGCTGCTCGAACTCGGCTTCGACGCGGGCAGGCCCGACGGCATCTTCGGCTGGCAGACCGAGCACGCGCTGCGCAGCTTCCAGCGCGACTACGGGCTCAACGCCGACGGCATCTGCGGGCCGGGCACGCTGCGCGCGCTCAAGCAACTCGCCCCCAAGGTCCGCGGCGGCAGGCCGGTCTACCTGCGGGAACAGGAGAAGGTGCGCCGCGCCGGGCCGCTGCTGCGCGGCAAGCGCATCGTGCTCGACCCCGGGCACGGCGGCACCGACCGCGGCGTCGCCGTCGGCGGTGTCAACGAAGCCGACATCGCCTGGGACCTGGCGCGCAGGCTCGAAGGCCGCATGGTCGCCACCGGGATGGAAGCGCTGATCACCCGCGGGCCGCACTCCTGCCCGCCGGAAGCCGACCGCGCCGGGTTCGCCAACGAGGCGGGCGCCGACCTGTTCCTGTCGCTGCACATGGACGCCAACGCGGCACCGGCCGCGCAGGGCGTCGCCAGCTTCCACTTCGGCACCGGGAACGGCACCACCTCCACGGTGGGGGAGGCGCTGGCCGGTTTCCTGCAGCGCGAGATCGTAGCCCGCACCGGCATGCTCGACTGCCGCATCCACCCGAAGACGTGGGAAGTCCTGCGCCTCACCCGGATGCCCGCGGTGCGCACCGAGATCGGGTACCTGACCAACCCGGAGGACCGGCGGCGGCTGCTCGACCCGGCGTTCCGCGACATCATCGCCGAGGGCCTGCTGGTCGCCGTGAAGCGGCTCTACCTGCTCGGCAAGGACGACCAGCCGACGGGCACCTTCACCTTCGACGACCTGCTTCGGCACGAGCTCACCCGCGCCGAAGGCGCCTGA
- a CDS encoding GNAT family N-acetyltransferase codes for MSRRVVGVTLDNLDHLPPKCRRCVFWELAPHIREQAEEFGETGLEKEAWVSNVLLDWGSCGRVLYVDEVPAGYALYAPPAAVPRAAAFPSGPVSADAVLLTALRVMPDFEHGGLGRVLLQNVAKDLTKRGVRAIEAFGDLHEETDSCVVPAGFLQQVGFKTVRQHPKWPRLRLELRTAISWKEDVEAALERLLSTVSVKTAEPALG; via the coding sequence GTGTCGCGACGCGTCGTAGGCGTCACGCTGGACAACCTCGACCACTTGCCACCGAAGTGCCGTCGCTGCGTGTTCTGGGAACTCGCGCCGCACATCCGGGAGCAGGCCGAGGAGTTCGGCGAAACCGGTCTCGAGAAGGAGGCCTGGGTCTCCAACGTGCTGCTGGACTGGGGGTCCTGCGGCCGGGTGCTCTACGTCGACGAGGTCCCCGCCGGTTACGCCCTCTACGCCCCGCCTGCCGCGGTGCCGCGGGCCGCGGCGTTCCCGTCCGGGCCGGTCAGCGCGGACGCGGTGCTGCTGACGGCGCTGCGGGTGATGCCGGACTTCGAGCACGGCGGCCTGGGCCGGGTGCTGCTGCAGAACGTGGCGAAGGACCTGACGAAGCGCGGCGTGCGCGCGATCGAGGCGTTCGGGGACCTGCACGAGGAGACCGACAGCTGCGTGGTGCCCGCCGGGTTCTTGCAGCAGGTCGGGTTCAAGACGGTCCGGCAGCACCCGAAGTGGCCGCGGCTGCGGTTGGAGCTGCGCACCGCGATCTCCTGGAAGGAAGACGTCGAAGCAGCGCTCGAACGGCTGCTCAGCACGGTGTCGGTGAAAACGGCGGAGCCGGCCCTCGGGTGA